The Tessaracoccus flavus genome includes the window TCGCCGAAGCCGCCGAGGATGACCGAGATGAACGAGCGGTTCATCGCGCGACACATGATGTAGCTCAGGATCGCGCCAGACGCGCCGACGAGCGCGCCGGTGATGACGAGGACGCTCATGTCGAGCATGAACCCGCTGAACGCTGCGGCCCAGCCGGAGTACGAGTTGAGCATCGAGACGACCACCGGCATGTCTGCGCCGCCGATGGCCGCGACCAGGTGGATGCCGAGCAGCAGCGAGAGAACTGTGGCGATGATCAGCGGGAGGATCGAATGGCTCGCCACGAACCACCAGCCCAGCAGAGCGAGGGCGACGACGATCCCGAGGTTCAGCCAGTGCCGGGCCGGCAGCGTGAGCGGCTTGGACGCGAAGCGCCCGTTGAGCTTGCCCCACGCCACGATCGAGCCGGTGAACGTGACCGCACCGATGAAGACGCCGAGGTAGACCTCGATCGAGTGGAACGCGTCCGAGTTCGGGTTGTCGAGGTACACGTTGTAGCCGACGAGCACCGCGGCCGCGCCGACGAAGCTGTGCAGCAGGGCGATGAGCTCCGGCATGCCGGTCATCTCGACCTTCCGGGCTCGCCAGATGCCGATGACCGCGCCGATGCCGATGGCCGCGTACAGCATGACCGCCGATTCGGGCTGCAGGTTGTGGTTGGCGTAGTCGGTGTAGGCGATGGCGAAGTTCGTCGCGATCAGGGCGAACGCCATGCCCATGATGCCCAAGGCGTTGCCCTTCTTGGCGGTCTCGTGCCGGCTCAGCCCGGCCAGAGCCAGGATGAACATCAGGCCGGCGGCGATGTAGGTGGCGTCGATGAAGTTGCTCAGCATGGCGTCAGGCCCTCCGGAACATGTTGAGCATCCGCGCCGTGACGGTGAAGCCACCGAACACGTTGATGCTTGCGATGAGAACGGCGATGAACGCGAGGATCTTGACGGTCCAGCTGTCGCTGGCCAGTTGCGTCATGGCGCCGACGATGATGATGCCCGAGATGGCGTTGGTGACGCTCATCAGCGGCGTGTGCAGGGCGTGGGTGACGTTCCAGACGACGTAGTAGCCGACGACCACCGCGACAACGAAGATGCCGAAGAGACCCACCAATCCGGGCGGCGCGAAGGTGAGCGCGCCGATCATGGCCAGCGAGCCGATCCCCACGGCCAGCACCTGGTGCCACCAGGGCCTGGGCGGCTTCGGTGGCGCGGCGGGCAGCGGCGCCACCTCCTTCGCGGCGGGCGCGGGAACAGCCGCCACCTGCACCGCGGGCGGCGGGAACGTCACTGCGCCCTCGTGCGCCACCGTCATGGTGCGGATCACCTCGTCGTCGAAGTCGACGACGGCGCGGCCGTCCTTCTCCGGCGTCATGAGGCCCAGCGCGTTGACGAGGTTGGTGCCGTACAGCTGGGACGACTGGCCCGGGAGCCGGCTCGCGAGGTCGGTCCAGCCGATGATCGTGACGCCGTTGGCGGTGGTGTAGGCCTCGCCGGGGCGGGTGAGCTCGCAGTTGCCACCGCCCAGCGCCGCGAGGTCGACGATCACGGAGCCGTTCTTCATCGAGTCCACCATGTCGGCGGTGATGAGCTTCGGCGACGGGCGGCCCGGGATGGCGGCGGTCGTGATGATGATGTCGGTGACCGGTGCCTGCTCGGCGTAGAGCTCGGCGGCGCGCGCGGCGTAGTCGGCTCCCACCTCCTTGGCGTAGCCGTCGGAGCTGACGCCCTGATCGGCCTGCGCGACGTGGAGGAAGGTGGCCCCCATCGATTCGACCTGCTCGGCCGTCTCGGGGCGCACATCCGTGGCGCTCACCACCGCGCCCATCGAGTTCGCGGCCCCGATCGCAGCCAGGCCCGCGACGCCCGTCCCGGCGACGAGGACCCGCGCAGGGGGCACCTTGCCGGCTGCGGTCACCTGCCCGGTGAAGAAGCGTCCGAAGGCGTGTGCCGCCTCGACGACGGCGCGGTAGCCCGAGATGTTGGCGAAGGCGCTCAGCGCGTCGAGTGACTGCGCGCGCGACGTGCGCGGGACCATGTCCATGCTGAGGGCGGTGATGCCCCGCGCTGCGTACTGGTCGGCGACGTCGGGGTTCTGCCGGGGGAAGAGGAACGAGAAGAGGATCGCACCGCGCCTGACCAGCGCGAGCTGGTCCGCCGTCGGGGCGTTGACCGTCAAGACGATGTCGGCACCCCAGGCCTCGGCGGTATCGACGACCCGCGCGCCGGCGTCGGCGTACTGCTGGTCGTCGAACGCAGCGAGCGCACCCGCACCCGCCTCCACCAGCACCTCGTAGCCGAGTTTGAGCAACCCCTCGATCGTCTTGGGGGTGGCTGCGACTCTCGTGTCGGCAGCCTCCTTGGGCACACCAATCTCCATGCTGAAACCGTATCGGTGACCCTCCCGAGGTATCCGCCGGGGTGGGCTTTCACGCTCATTGCCAACAGTCTCGACCAAACGCCAACGGCTTGGACTCAACGCCAACGGTTCCGACCCGACGCCAACGGCTTGGACCCAACGCCAACAGAGAAGAGCCACCGCTGCCGAAAACCAGCGACGCCCGCGAAATCTCGCGGGCGTCGCTGGGTCTGGTTGGCGTTGGCGTCGCTCGACAGGCGGCTAGGCGGGCGTCACTCCGGGTAGTTCGTGGCTTCGGGGTCGACCGAGGCGTCTGCCTCCGCGTGCTGGGATGGAACGTCCACCGGATCGCCCGACGGCGCACTGCCGTCGGCGGGTCGATCGGCCTTGGCGCGGCCACGGTCTGCCATGTCCTTGTAGCCCTTGGTCAGCTCGTCGACGAACTTGTCGATCTTCTCCCTCAACTGCGCGAGGAAGTCCTTCGCGCCGGGATCGTGGTCGGCGTCCGGGTGGGTCTCGGCGTACTGGCGCTTCTGGTCCTCGTAGAACTCCTTGGCCTTCTCGCCCACCAGACCAGCGAAGCCGACGGCCGCATAGGCGGCCTCGTTGGCCAGCTTCTTGAAGTTCTCACCCAGCTGATCGGGGTTGGGGCGGTGCGACTCGGACTTGTCGACGTCCTCGTGGCGCGGCTGCTCGTCGGGCTGGACGAATTCGGCGTCGTGGACGGCGTCCTCGTACATCCCCTCGCCCTGCGGCTTATCGGTGTTGTAGTCGGTCATGTGCAAGCTCCTTCCGGCTTTCTCCCTAGTCTGCCCCCTATCGGTGCCAGCCACAGGCGGAACTCCCCCCATTCGACCCTGATTCAGAACCCGAGGCGGCGCACCACGCTCCGGATCGAGTCTGCGCTGGCGCGCAGTTTGTCGAGCTCGTCGTCGGAGACGGGCAACCGGAGCGCCTGGCGGACGCCGCCGGCACCGAGGATGTGGGGCACGGACATGCAGACGTCGCTGATGCCGTGCCAATCGTCGAGCAGCGACGAGACGGACAGCACCGCGTTTTCGTCGCGGAGGATCGCCTGGATGATGCGGGTGCCGGCGAGGCCGATGGCGTAGTTGGTGGCACCCTTGCCGTCGATCACCTCGTAGGCGGCGCGCACCACGCGATCTGCGATCTCGTCACGCTTGGATTCGCCCAGTTGGCCCGTCTGATGCTCCCACTCGTTGAGAGGCACCCCGCCGATCGCCGCGGTGCTCCAGAGCGGCGTCTCGCTGTCGCCGTGCTCCCCACAGATGTAGCCGTGGACGTTGCCCACCGCCACCCCGCACTCCTTCGCCACGAGCCAGCGCAGGCGCGACGAATCGAGGACGGTCCCCGACCCGAACAACTGCCCTGCCGGTAGACCCGAGATCTTGAGCGCGGCCTGGGTGGTCACATCGACGGGGTTGGTCACCATCACGAAAACAGCCTCGGGCGACGCGTCGACGAGCGGCGGAATCATCTTCTTCATCAGATCCACGGTGTGCTCGGCGAGATCCATCCGAGTCTCGCCGTGCTTCTGCTTGGCTCCGGCGGCCACGACGACGACGTCGGACCCTGCGGTGACGGCGACGTCAGCCGACGCGTCGATGCTGACCGAGGGCAGGAACTGGCTGCCGTGCGCGAGATCGAGGGCTTCCGCTCGCACCTTCTTCTCGTTGATGTCATGCAGCACCACCTCGCTGGCCACGCCCCGGATCAGTGCGGCGTAGGCGAGCGAGGTGCCCACCGCGCCAGCCCCGACGACGGCCAACTTCGTACTCGCGCGCTTGCTCATGTCAAGAAGTCTGCCACACCCGTTGGGCGCGCCCCCGGTGAGCTATCCACAGGCGTGCGGGGGCGTGGGAAAAGTGTGGGGCCGCTGCAGATGATGCGGGCATGAGCATTGCGCCGCTGATCAGGCACTCCGACCTCGTTGCCCGCGGGCACGATCCGAACGAGATCCGTTCGCTCGTCAGAAGCGGTCGTCTGCACAGGGTCCGCCACGGGGTCTACTCGTACGACCGCCCCGCGGGGATGGACGCTCACCTCCAGCTGCTCCGGGCGACGGTGCCCATCGTCGACGCCGGCAATGTCATCAGTCACGCCTCGGCGGGGGTCCTGCACGGCCTCCCCGTCCCGGCCGAGTACCTGGACCGGGTCTGGATGACGAGGCGTTCGCCCGGCCACGGCGATCACGGCAAGCAGCTCGTCGTTCGGCACACGCCGATCCACGACGACGAAGTCCGCCTCAGCTCTTATGGTCCCGTTACCTCGTTATCGAGAACAGCGTCAGACCTCGCCCGCACACTCGAGCCCAGATGGGGCCTAGCGGCGGTGGACGCAGCGCTACGTCTGGGCACCTCGGAGGCGGACCTCTACTCGTCGCTCGCCCTTCATCCCAAGCTTCGCGGAACCCGGCGAGCGCGGCACATCATCCGGATCTGTGACGCCCGCGCCGAGTCGCCGGCTGAATCCATCAGCCGCTACCACATGCGCACAGCCGGTCTCCCACTTCCCGAGCTCCAGTACGACCACTTCGACGCCGACGGGGTGTTCGTCGCCCGCAGCGATTTCTTCTGGCCCGAGTACGGACTGGTCGGCGAGGTCGACGGTGCTGGGAAGTACGAGGAGCTACTTCGCCCCGGTCAGACCCCCACCCAGGCGATCATGGCGGAGAAGCGCCGCGACGAGGCGCTCCGGTCCCTCGGCCTCTGGGTGATTCACTGGGACTGGCAGACCGCCAACGACGAGGCTGCCCTGACCGTGCTGCTAGCCGGCGCCCTTCGTCGACAGGCCGGCCGGCTCGCGGGCTGAGCTGCGACCAGAGGCGCAGAAGCGCCCGACGTCGACAATCAAGTGGGGTAACGCCCACCTGTTGCGGCGAACGCCCACGGCAGGGTAGTGACGCCAACGGTTTGGCCGGAACGCCAACGGTTGGCCGTGACGCCAACCTCTAGAGGCGAACGCCAACGGGTTGGCCGGCACGCCAACGGATAGAGGCGAACGCCAACGGACAGACGCGAACGCCAACCGACAGACCCAAAAGCCAACCGACAAGGCATTACGCCGACTATACCCATCGACGCCCGCGAGATCTCGGGGGCGTCGATGGGTATGGTTGGCGTGTTGGACGGCGCACTGGCGTACCGGTCAAACCGTTGGCGTTCCGGTCAAGCCGTTGGCGTTCTCGAGAATCGTTGGCGTCTGCCTCGGGACCGCTGGCGTACCGGTGAAACAGTTGGCGTTCTCAGCAAACGATTGGCGTTATGGCAGCCGGGGGCGGGGCATCGCGTCAGCGGGACGACGGCGGAAGCGCCAGCCGCGGGGCCGGGCGGAAACGTCCGCGGTGGACGGCGCCGCTGCTCTCCGCGGTGAACAGTCGTGCGCCGGCCCCGTGGGCCTGGAGCCGCTGCACCATCTCGGTCAGCCGCTCCACCTGATCACGGAGACCGTCGACCTGCTCCTCGAGCGCCAAGATGCGGCGGATTCCCTCGAGGTTGATCCCCTCGTTCTGGCTGAGGTGCTGCACGTGCCGCAATTTCGCTATGTCGCGCAGCGAGTACCGACGACCGCGACCACGCGAGCGCTGCGGGACCACCAGGCCGAGCCTGTCGTAGCCCCGCAGCGTCTGCGCGTGCATGTCGGCGAGCGACGCGGCCACCGAGACGGTGAAGACCGCGGCGTCCGGATCGAACGGCTGTGGCAGAGAGGTCATGGCTCACCTACCCGAACAGGGCGTCGCGCGGATTCGTCTCGTGGGCCTTCTCCGCGTACTCCTGCAGCGCCGCTTTCGCTTCCTCGCTCAGATCGTCGGGCACCTGCACATCGATCGTGACGAGGAGGTCACCCATCGTTCCATCGGGCTTGCGGGCACCCTTTCCGCGCACCCGCATCGTGCGACCGTTGGGGGTCGACGGCGGGATGCGCAGCCTGATCTTGGTGCCGCTCAGCGTCGGGACCTGGATCTCCGCGCCCAGGGAGGCCTCGGTGAACGTCACCGGCACCTCGAGGGTGAGGTTCGAGCCGCTGCGGCCGAACAGCTTGTGCGGAGTCACCTTGACCCCGACGTAGAGGTCCCCGGGGGCGCCGCCGTTCTCACCAGCCGCGCCCTTGCCCTTGATTCGGATGCGCTGACCGTCGGACACACCGGCCGGGATCCGAACCTGCATGGTCTTGGTCGAGCGGCCCCGGCCGGACCCGTCACAGTCCGGGCACGGCTCGTCGACGATCAGTCCTCGCCCCAGGCAGTCAACGCAGGGCTCGCTCATCTGGAACACGCCGCCCGAGCGGGACGACTGCATGCCGGACCCCTCGCACGTCGGGCAGACTCGAGGCAGCGTACCCGCCTTGGCGCCAGTCCCCCGGCAGCCGGGGCAGGGCCGGTCGGAGACCGTCCGCATCGTCACCGTGGCGCCCTCGACGGCCTGCTCGAAGCTGATCGTGACGTCACCCTCGATGTCGGCCCCACGCCGCGGGCCACGCTGGGTGGCCCGACGCGTGGGTCCGTCGTGCGCGCCGAACAGCCCGCCGAACAGATCCCCGAAGCCCGGGTTCGTGGCCCCTCCCGCGTTGCGGAAGATGTCCTCGAACCCGGCGGCCCCGGGCTGTCCCGGCTTGTTGAAGCGGAAGCCACCGCCGAAGAGGCTGCGGGCCTCGTCGTATTCCTTGCGCTTGTCGGCGTCACTGAGCACCGAGTTGGCCTCAGACGCCTCCTTGAAGCGCGTCTCGGCCGCCTTGTTGCCAGGGTTCTGGTCGGGATGATTGTCCCGGGCGATCTTGCGGAACGCCTTCTTGATCTCGTCCGAGGTCGCGGTCTTGGAGACGCCAAGAATCTTGTAGTAGTCCTTTTCGAGCCAGTCCTTAGTACTCATCTGTGGTCATCTCCTTTCTGTGCGATCAGGGGTTGGCAACGGCGACGCGGGCGGGGCGGATGACCCGGCCCTTGAGCTGGTAGCCCTGCTGCATGACCTGGCTGACGGTGGTGACCGTCACCGGCTCGTCCAGCGGCACGGCCATCAGCGCGTCGTGCAGGTTGGGGTCGAATTCCTCGCCCACCTCGCCGAACGTCACCAGCCCGTGCTTGGTGGTCACCTTCTCCAGCTCGTCGATGACCATCTTGAAGCCGCCTGCAACATCATCGTGCTGCTTGGCGAGCGTGATGGCATCGAGCACCGGCATCAGGTCGCTGACGACGGCCTCGACGCCCGCCTGACGGGCGAGGTCGCGGTCGCGGTCGACGCGCTTCTTGTAGTTGACGTACTCAGCCTGGAGACGCTGCAGGTCCAGCGTGCGCTCGGCCACCAGAGCCTCCAGCTCGGCCGTCCGGTCGTCGCCGGAGGGCTGCTCCGTCGAATCGGAACGGTCGGTCGGGGTCTCGGCCGCAGCCTCGGACGAGGGCGCCTGGTCGACGCCCTCATCCACGGCCTCGCCGTCCGGAACGAACTGCGAATCGGTCACTGGTTGTCCTTGCCTTCCTGGCCGTCTTCTTCGACGATCTCCGCCTCGACGACATCATCCTCGCCCTCGGGGGCTGCGGACTCTCCGTCTGCCGGGGCCTCGGCCGCCTGGGCCTTGGCCTGCGCGGCCGCGTAGATCGACTGGCCCATGGCGGCGGCCTTGGTGTTGAGGTCGTCGATGGCGGCCTTGACCGCGTCGTTGTCCTCGCCCTTCAGGGCCTCCTTGAGAGCCTCGGTGGCCTCGACGACCGGGGCCTTGACGTCGTCGGTCAGGGTCTCGTCGTGCTCGGTCAGCAGCTTCTCGGTGCGGAACACCAGGGCGTCGCCCTCGTTGCGCATCTCGACGGCCTCGCGGCGCTGACGGTCCTCCTCGGCGTGAGCCTCGGCGTCCTTGACCATCCGATCGATGTCCTCCTTGCCGAGGGCCGAGCCGCCGGTGACAGTCATCGACTGCTCCTTGCCGGTGGCGAGGTCCTTGGCCGCGACGTGCACGATGCCGTTGGCGTCGATGTCGAAGGTCACCTCGATCTGCGGCACCGAACGCGGCGCCGGGAGGATCCCGGTGAGCTCGAAGTTGCCGAGGCTCTTGTTGTCGCGGGCGAAGTCGCGCTCGCCCTGGTAGACCTGGATCATCACGGCGGGCTGGTTGTCCTCGGCCGTGGTGAACACCTCGGAACGCTTGGTCGGGATGGTGGTGTTGCGCTCGATGATCTTGGTCATCACGCCACCCTTGGTCTCGATGCCCAGCGACAGCGGGGTGACGTCGAGGAGCAGCACGTCC containing:
- a CDS encoding Re/Si-specific NAD(P)(+) transhydrogenase subunit alpha; translated protein: MEIGVPKEAADTRVAATPKTIEGLLKLGYEVLVEAGAGALAAFDDQQYADAGARVVDTAEAWGADIVLTVNAPTADQLALVRRGAILFSFLFPRQNPDVADQYAARGITALSMDMVPRTSRAQSLDALSAFANISGYRAVVEAAHAFGRFFTGQVTAAGKVPPARVLVAGTGVAGLAAIGAANSMGAVVSATDVRPETAEQVESMGATFLHVAQADQGVSSDGYAKEVGADYAARAAELYAEQAPVTDIIITTAAIPGRPSPKLITADMVDSMKNGSVIVDLAALGGGNCELTRPGEAYTTANGVTIIGWTDLASRLPGQSSQLYGTNLVNALGLMTPEKDGRAVVDFDDEVIRTMTVAHEGAVTFPPPAVQVAAVPAPAAKEVAPLPAAPPKPPRPWWHQVLAVGIGSLAMIGALTFAPPGLVGLFGIFVVAVVVGYYVVWNVTHALHTPLMSVTNAISGIIIVGAMTQLASDSWTVKILAFIAVLIASINVFGGFTVTARMLNMFRRA
- a CDS encoding heat shock protein transcriptional repressor HspR — encoded protein: MTSLPQPFDPDAAVFTVSVAASLADMHAQTLRGYDRLGLVVPQRSRGRGRRYSLRDIAKLRHVQHLSQNEGINLEGIRRILALEEQVDGLRDQVERLTEMVQRLQAHGAGARLFTAESSGAVHRGRFRPAPRLALPPSSR
- a CDS encoding type IV toxin-antitoxin system AbiEi family antitoxin domain-containing protein, translated to MSIAPLIRHSDLVARGHDPNEIRSLVRSGRLHRVRHGVYSYDRPAGMDAHLQLLRATVPIVDAGNVISHASAGVLHGLPVPAEYLDRVWMTRRSPGHGDHGKQLVVRHTPIHDDEVRLSSYGPVTSLSRTASDLARTLEPRWGLAAVDAALRLGTSEADLYSSLALHPKLRGTRRARHIIRICDARAESPAESISRYHMRTAGLPLPELQYDHFDADGVFVARSDFFWPEYGLVGEVDGAGKYEELLRPGQTPTQAIMAEKRRDEALRSLGLWVIHWDWQTANDEAALTVLLAGALRRQAGRLAG
- a CDS encoding nucleotide exchange factor GrpE, yielding MTDSQFVPDGEAVDEGVDQAPSSEAAAETPTDRSDSTEQPSGDDRTAELEALVAERTLDLQRLQAEYVNYKKRVDRDRDLARQAGVEAVVSDLMPVLDAITLAKQHDDVAGGFKMVIDELEKVTTKHGLVTFGEVGEEFDPNLHDALMAVPLDEPVTVTTVSQVMQQGYQLKGRVIRPARVAVANP
- a CDS encoding L-lactate dehydrogenase — encoded protein: MSKRASTKLAVVGAGAVGTSLAYAALIRGVASEVVLHDINEKKVRAEALDLAHGSQFLPSVSIDASADVAVTAGSDVVVVAAGAKQKHGETRMDLAEHTVDLMKKMIPPLVDASPEAVFVMVTNPVDVTTQAALKISGLPAGQLFGSGTVLDSSRLRWLVAKECGVAVGNVHGYICGEHGDSETPLWSTAAIGGVPLNEWEHQTGQLGESKRDEIADRVVRAAYEVIDGKGATNYAIGLAGTRIIQAILRDENAVLSVSSLLDDWHGISDVCMSVPHILGAGGVRQALRLPVSDDELDKLRASADSIRSVVRRLGF
- the pntB gene encoding Re/Si-specific NAD(P)(+) transhydrogenase subunit beta, with product MLSNFIDATYIAAGLMFILALAGLSRHETAKKGNALGIMGMAFALIATNFAIAYTDYANHNLQPESAVMLYAAIGIGAVIGIWRARKVEMTGMPELIALLHSFVGAAAVLVGYNVYLDNPNSDAFHSIEVYLGVFIGAVTFTGSIVAWGKLNGRFASKPLTLPARHWLNLGIVVALALLGWWFVASHSILPLIIATVLSLLLGIHLVAAIGGADMPVVVSMLNSYSGWAAAFSGFMLDMSVLVITGALVGASGAILSYIMCRAMNRSFISVILGGFGDDTSGSQGAEDGEHREASTMEVAEMLADSKSVIIVPGYGMAVAQAQYPVAELTEALQARGCRVRFGIHPVAGRLPGHMNVLLAEAHVPYDIVEEMDEINDDFSSTDVVLVIGANDTVNPAAEEPGLPISGMPVLKVWEAETVVVFKRSMSAGYAGVQNPLFFKDNTVMCFGDAKTSVSAINAALPVAV
- the dnaJ gene encoding molecular chaperone DnaJ, with translation MSTKDWLEKDYYKILGVSKTATSDEIKKAFRKIARDNHPDQNPGNKAAETRFKEASEANSVLSDADKRKEYDEARSLFGGGFRFNKPGQPGAAGFEDIFRNAGGATNPGFGDLFGGLFGAHDGPTRRATQRGPRRGADIEGDVTISFEQAVEGATVTMRTVSDRPCPGCRGTGAKAGTLPRVCPTCEGSGMQSSRSGGVFQMSEPCVDCLGRGLIVDEPCPDCDGSGRGRSTKTMQVRIPAGVSDGQRIRIKGKGAAGENGGAPGDLYVGVKVTPHKLFGRSGSNLTLEVPVTFTEASLGAEIQVPTLSGTKIRLRIPPSTPNGRTMRVRGKGARKPDGTMGDLLVTIDVQVPDDLSEEAKAALQEYAEKAHETNPRDALFG